A window of Anaerohalosphaeraceae bacterium genomic DNA:
TTTGGAAGGGCCAAAATCGAATCAGTCTGGCGGATATTGTCGGCAACGGCAACGGATTTGGAACCGGAATCGTAAAAAACGGATTGGATGTGAGTACGGGGAATTTCTCGAAGAATTCTCCGGGAAGGCAATCGGCGTCCAATGAATATCATCCGGTTTTTTCCAATTCGTACATTGACGGTGTGTTTGTTCCGAACGGCCGTGCAACACAGATTATCAGTTCACAAGGGCATATTTTTGAAGAATGCCCGGCAACCAGCGAGTTGTGGTGTTACATCATTTCTTATGAGCGTCTGACTTCTGATTTTCATGGACAAGAGGCTTCGGCGGCCGACAGAGGTTCTTTTGCTCTTCCGTCGATGCTGATTCATGCCAATTCGGGGATTACGTTTTCTCTGGATGAGATTCGTTCGCATTTGCCGGGGGTTCGGATTGCCCGGTTTCAATCGAAAGTCGGCATGCGTCCCTGGTGTCCGCGGCCCGAAGCGAGCAATGCCGATTTTTGGGTGTTGGTGGACGGCCAGCTGAAGTGCACCATAAAACAAGTGAAGACAGGTGAGGTTTTTCCCGTGGATGTTGAGCTTCCGGAGAATGCATCTTTTCTGACCCTGGTTCAGACGGACGGCGGTGATCCGGAAAAGCGAGTTCTGAATGGCTTGGTCTTAACACCGATTGACAGCGACTGGGGAGTGTTCATCGATCCCGTACTGATTTTGGAATAATAAAAGAAACAGGACTGAAAAAGAGGGCAAGTTAAATTGTATGAAGAGAGCCTACGGATTTACCCTGATTGAGCTGCTGGTGGTGATTGCAATCATCGGTCTTTTGCTGTCGATTATGATTCCTGCGCTGGGCCGAGCGAAAGAATATTCATACAAAGTTGTCTGCAGCAACAATATCCGCTCCCAGGCGCAGGGGATTCGTCTGTACGCCGAACAGAATGCCGGAGCCGTTCCGCTCAATGAGGGCGGCAACTGGCTTCAGGACCTGTCCTTCTGGTGCAGCAATCAGATTATGCAGTATGCCGGACTGGATTACAAGTCGTTTTACTGTCCGTCCAACCGCTTCAAGAACTCTGACGACGGGCGGTTCTGGCAGTTCTCCTGGGTGGGGGATTCAGATTATCAGCCGCCGGTGCCCGGCACCGTGACTGGGCCGCTGCCGCTGCGGGATGAAAGCCGGCTGTCGGAGGCCCGCCAGCGGCAGGAGTTTCGCGTGATGTCCTACAACTATCTGTTTGACCGGCTCAACTACGCCAACAATCCTCCGACCTCCCGGTATCCCGATCGGCTGCTGAGCGGAGTGCGGGCTGTCTGGATTCGCAAACTGACCACGCTGACCAACAGCAGTGCAACACTGATGATTGTGGACAATGTGCTCAGCCAGTACAGCGGCACAGCCGCCTCCGGATGTGTGCAGGCCCCGCCGGGCGGGTGCAATTTTACGGAGGTGGCCGGCGGACTGTACAGCGCCTATGGACTGTATGACAGGGCTAACCATCTGGCCCGTCAGTTTGAGACAGGCTCCAGCCGCAAAGACGTCGCCGGGGCCAACATGGCTTTTGCCGACGGACATGTGGAGTGGAAACGGCGGCAGGAGCTCCGGACGCAGATTCAGTTCGGCCAGTATTTCTGGTGGTAAAAAGACCGTCGGGGAAGACATGGGTGATGAAATGCCGCAACCTCGGGCTGCATATGCCCAGGAACATTTCCCTGGCCTGATGAAAAATCGGTGTGTGAAGTGTGTGATATCGTGTACGCGGATTTGAATGAAAAAAGAATCATTTTTGGAGGATAATGAGGATGGTGACAAGCAAACAAGTAATGAAAAAAGCAATGTCATGGTTCCTTTCAATTCTGCTGATAG
This region includes:
- a CDS encoding type II secretion system protein, with protein sequence MKRAYGFTLIELLVVIAIIGLLLSIMIPALGRAKEYSYKVVCSNNIRSQAQGIRLYAEQNAGAVPLNEGGNWLQDLSFWCSNQIMQYAGLDYKSFYCPSNRFKNSDDGRFWQFSWVGDSDYQPPVPGTVTGPLPLRDESRLSEARQRQEFRVMSYNYLFDRLNYANNPPTSRYPDRLLSGVRAVWIRKLTTLTNSSATLMIVDNVLSQYSGTAASGCVQAPPGGCNFTEVAGGLYSAYGLYDRANHLARQFETGSSRKDVAGANMAFADGHVEWKRRQELRTQIQFGQYFWW